TCCCATTACGGTTCTGCAGATGTAAGGCTTTCAAGGCTCCAAAACAACCAGGTGGATTTTATCATGTTGGCTAGAGAGGCTTATGCTTAAACACAATGGatgagttcacacacacaaacacacacacacacacacacacacacacacacacacacacacacacacacacacacacacacacacacacacacacacacacacacacacacacacacactgacatgcaaGCTACATACAGTATGAAGGAATTGTCCCACAGCTGACCCCAGTAAGTGCtccaatctgtgtgtgtgtgtgtgtatgagcagCGCAGACACACAGCTGCTCCTTCAAGGGATGAAAAACGGCCTAGTTAGcttttttattcttatattaCTCCCTGTCTATAAGAAATTTCCTATACACAAAAAGAGCTTCTTGCTAaagcaaaaaactaaatctacaAATAATCCCAAATATGTTATTACATATGCTATTACGATTTTGGTTCAAATATTGTGGCTGATTTCAAGCATATTAATGGGATTTTAAGTTCTAGAGTGTTGAgctatatttatattgtatacCATACTTGCCTATATACTTATAATagtctatatatgtatatatatatatgtatgcatttatttcaatatctttTTATCcataatgcacaaatacatcCTCGttcaatcatcctgtgccaaGGATGGCAATATTTCTGTCTGTAGTGAAAAGGTgtattatgtacatattctctgtattttcattaaatttttatactttcacgtgttctcttgtctcttctcattctgactatctgctgctgtaacaagggAATTTCCCCGGgttgggatcaataaagtttatcttatcttatattttGCATATCTTATCTTTAAGAGAGCTCATCTGCTGATTAGTTTCTTGATTAACTGATTCATGCTTTGGTCGATTAATCCAGATGTTCAGTTTACAATCATATAAGGTCAAATAAAATCATCTAATTCTACAAGCTTGAAAAGCTGGAGTCAGtaagtttgacttttttttgcTGAAAATGGCACGGTATGATATCATAAAATGAGTTGCCCATTAACTCCCTGTTGGTTGACAAACTGATTAATTGcccttttcattttgtgtacCTGTGTCATCAGATAACATGTCACCCTTAATTATGTTTAACACCACCAGGGACACTATAGTAATAATCAACATAGTTGTATTACTACAGTAAATaaccaccaaggaggttatgttttcacccccgtccgttcatatgtttgtttgtaagcaagattacgcaaaaactgctgcAACCATTACCActaaatttggtggaaggatgtggtatgggtcaggggaAAAGAGATACATCTTTGGTGCGGAACAGTTCGATTGCGAGATAGGgcatgtttgtagtttttatttacaatttcaCTGACTTCCCAAGgactaattcatggatcttgatgacaaaatgGGGACTATTAGGCCCTTGCAGTGGTATTCCctctactaagtgccattctagttgtttaTTACATCAGGCCTTTCACAGGATGGATCCTTTTCCTCAATGAGATGAGGGCTATACGTTTCTCTCCCATGCCCAACATCCAGTTGGATATCTAAATTGACCATTAACCACAGACAAGGCAGCGGACTTGAAAACGATTATTCAACAAGTCCAGTAACATCAGCTGATGGAAACTCCAATAAGGCCACTCAACACTAAACAGTCGAGGGGGTGCCTTACATCATACAAACTCTTTCTGCTTGGAAACATGAAGATTCACAGAGAAATCTAAAAACAGACACGGAAAGGGAGATTTCGAAATAGGAGTGACTTTATAGGGAtgaagaacacacaaacacacattgaggGAAGCATGGTCACAGCATGCCTGAGGGAATCCCCATGTGAGAGGAACACGCTCCGTGCAACCCTCCACAAAACAGCGTTTGTTCTCGGTTACCAAGCCAACCGCTCCCTCCTTTAAAATGAGCTGCCAAAACCTGcgacaaaacacaacaagacgCATGgctacaaacacaaaacacacacacacacactcccacctcTGTTGCAGTGATCAGAACCTTATCACAAGATTACTATGCTGGGAAACTCTTTGCGTCACAGTCCTCAAGATGCTCATCATAAGACTGCAGACTGAAACCCAAGGGAACAATCGCTTGTCTCTTACAAAAAGGCATCCGGCTGCACTCTCTGAGGGGCccaggatgtgtgtgttttttttggggggggggcttgagTATGCAGTTTTGTCATTGACACATTAAGAGTATTTGTATTTGAGCTGTCAGAGAGTTTGAGTTAAACCATGAAGAAGACAAGGCATCAGGAGGCGTGCGTGCACTTTGCAATGACATcaagcatgcacacatgcacacacacacacacatgctgtatCAGCAGGATCCTAAATGCTACTCATCTCAAGCCACTGCGCCTAATCCCCTTCTCATTATTGCAGTCTGCACCAGCACCGCCATTCAATCCAAGTgaaggaagaataaaaaactgtcttttttgCACCATCAACCCACATCAGTTATGGAGCCCTTCCTTTGCTCAATGTGGCCACTCTGCTCCGATAATAAGGCCAGGGCTGGGGGGAAGCCACGCTGCAGCCGTCCAACTGGCACTGCTCCTCATCCGCCAgcacacaaaagaaaagaaaaagcgtGTGTCCCTGCACGCAATGTCCCACAATCTTCCAATGCTGCGAATTCAGACCAACCGAGCCAACACTGAGCCAAACACAGGACGGCGGCGTTTCCCCTGCGTGTAAAGAGACTGTTCCACGCGTCCGGAGGCTGAGGCAGCGCACCGCCGtagctgcggctgctgctgcggggcTACGGCTGCTGGAGGCGGCCGGGAGATACCCAGTGAATgaaaactgggggggggggggggggggggggggacagaaggGAAAAGAGTGGGGTAAACACTGAGGTGCAGAGAGGAGCGGGAGAATGCGCGTGCTTCCCCttgagagacagaggagaggagaggggggggggggttagcgGGCTAACCCGTTAGTGATTATCCCGGTCGGTTAGCAATGAGCGCACAGACTCACCACCGGGTCCACGGAGCTCCTCACCGCCTCCGACACGCTCTGCCGGACCTCCGCGGCCGTCCCGGGCTTGCTCAGCCTCTTCGTGAATTTCCGCACCTCCGACATAGCGTCTGCCTCCGGTTAAGAGTcctctgtgcgtgtgcgtgtgcgcgtgtgtgtgtgagtcccgGTGTGAATACGAGCATGCCGCGGCACCGGTCGGGCGGAGCGGCGGCTGCTGTGACAGCCAGATGCGGGCTGATGTGGAGCAGCCAGCGGTTCACTCGTCGCGAGGCGGGGCTGCTGTTGCTgatgagaggagagcagagagggtcTAAGCACAGCGAGAGGCTTCACTCCCACCCCCTTCCGTTTCTCCTCGGCCAGGCGGAGTTAACAAAGATCGTCTACGAATGGAAGACCACGcctcttcttttttccacaatattttcatttttcgtaTTTGTAACAACAGCTGTTgtcttttagattttttttttcacctctaAAAGAGCTGAACATTTTAATGGGGGAAAGCGGTTGTAAGTATGCAGGAGTTGTTGGCGACTGAATAAAAGGCAGAAATAAAATTCACGCCTATATTAAAGAAATAGATTTTATCAAAAATCTGGTTTGCTTTGTCTTTAGAAATGTCGATGTCAcgttaaaaacacaataaacttCTTCTTCAAAGTTCTTCTCTGAAATTTTGACACTTAATTGATCAGAAGTGAAATTAATCAAAAGTGAGATCATTGATTATCTGAGTCTCTGTCCTGGTGGATTCTAAATCTAGTTCCTCAGATTTGAATCTGAGGACGATGAAACACTGACAAGgtctgaaataaaacagtttcactGAGAGAAGACACTGATTGACCACAACATGGTCTGATGCCTTCTCACATGCCACAAACACTCATCAATACCTTATCGATACCTCAGATCAGTTGCTGAGCTGACTTTCATTGTACTATTGACCCCATGTTAACttgcacatgacaaataaaacttaagCTTAAACTTAATAGTGAACTGAATGTGAGCAATTGTCCTTCTTTTGGTGTCAGTGAATAACCTTATTTCTGAGTAACATAGCTTTTATGAGACAATTCTTTTTCTGATTTAAAGCTAAATACAGCATGAatcaagtaaaaacaaactgttgTATTAGTGAATGTTATTTCTATGATTTCAGAAGAGGAAAGTAAAACAAGGAGACCTAGGGTAATGTCTACTATGTCCTGTAAATCTGCAGATGTCAGTGAAAATGTATAGTATACTGCTCACTAGTGGAAGAAGTTGCAAACTGCAGCTAAATAACTGTTGCGAGCAGTCAAACATTTTAAGTAGCTGGTGTTTGTGCCGGAAAATCATTTTATATGAGCGTATACGCGTGTAATAGGTTCTGAAGAGGTTTGAACTCTAAACAGGTTTGggtggaaacaaaacaaggtgGAATACTGAGTACCATGCTGATGCAGTGATGAGGGAGTATTTTAGGAAACTTAATTTATTAAGACAAAGTAAACAACAGTTAACAGAGAGATCGTTTCTATGACTGTCATTTTTTTAGCAACAACTTAAAACATTATGTCATCTCTAATGGCAAAGGTTCATGTAGGTTTCTTCTGGGAGCTTGGATGACATCCTCAGCGTTGACTTTATTTGAACAACATGCTACACGGTTGATGTGTCAAGTGTCCAAAAGCCAGCATGTCACTGTGAGCGTTGTACCACCGTGAAAAGGGAAAGCTCTGGCTGTTGTCCCAGTGTCAGACGCGATCTTCACTTCTCGTTGTACTGGGCGAACTCCTTCAGAGCCCAGTTTTTCGCTTCGATCTCCTGCAGTAATCTGCAGTACTCCTCAGCCAGGGCCTCAAACTCCTTGCCCAAGATCTCAAAAGAGGCGAGTTTCATCTCCACAGACTGCTTCTCCACCCGACAGGCCTTCAGCTCGGATTCCAACTTTTCTCTGAAATGGAGATGCAATAGAATGATTCAGATGTTTGTAGACAAACTACATCCATGTGGTTCTAAAGGTTTGGATAAGGATAAACACAAGTGAGAAAAAgtatgaatttctttaagttATATTAGTTGTCCTTCAGAAAATAGCAAAGActcaaaaaaacatgaatgctATCGGGACTATATGATAAAATTGATCTGTAAAAGATATAGAtagacaaaaaaatgtcttgCCTTATCTTTCTATGAGCAGATATTGCGTCGGCTGTGTACGTGTCCAGCTGGATTTCTACCATCTCGGCCCTttaaaaaggaagagaagaggaaatatgagaaacagaaatacatGTTTACACAGTGTATATATCTTCATTTCAGTACGAGTTGCAGTACTACCGCAGTGATAATTTGGGACGAAGTGCTATAATGCCTGCTGGTTTAAAAAGATGTTGTGCCTACCAGCAACATCACATcactgaagagatgtgtgttcTTCTCAATAAACAAGTTTATAATAACAGAGTGTAAAATAATGCAAAAAGTAATATTTCAATCGAATGCAAATGTAAATATGCAGTTGAGGCATTGAAATCTGCTTACTTTATCTTCTGTAAGACTAATTCGCATTTGCCTTCAAAGTATTCCAACTTCTTTCTGTCCAAGTCTGTCTGGGTCTTCAGCCTGTGGTCCAGGATGAGAGACTGGAGAAGCTGAATACACTTGGTCAGCTCCTGGTTATGAGGAAGAAAGAGCAGGATATGACATATTCTGACACGCATGGAAATGATATATTTGGCAACATGCAGATAAAAAGCAGATGAATTTAGATAAGGTTAATTTACTGAACTAAACACATTCATTGAAGTACTTACAGAGAGGTAGAGTTGAgtctgtctctgcaggagaACCGTGTTTTCCCTACACGTCTCCTTCAGACTCTTCGCTCTTTTCTGCTCCTTGTCCAGCTGGACTGACAGGTGAGACAACTTGCTGTTCTTCAGACCCTCACTCTCGCTCTCTAGAAGAGATTAGAAAACATGCAACACTATGACATAGACATATAAAGGATCTGACAGTGAATGAGAAGTAAATGTTGTGCCCGTAACCACAGATAAATCCGCGTTTAGTAAATATACCCCATTCAGGTTGGTAGTAAGAGAGGAGGTTCAGACACTTTTTCTTGAGATGTTTCTCCAGCTCTCTCGGTAGACTCTGTTTCATTCTTTGTACAttctggaaaacacaaatataagtTGGGCAAAGGCAAACACACAGGCGATACACCCAAACTGTTAAGTAAGATTAAATTGGTTTTAAATTGTTGCCCTAAACAATATGTCTACTGCAtcatctgcagtgaaaacatagtttctatttaatgaaataaattacaATTGATAAATAAATTGCAATTTTATGATTCACCTTTTCTGGTGGCATGAGCTCCATCACCTGTTGGGTGTTCAGGCCCAGAATGGAGGGCTGGTCCTggttggtggtggtgctgggaTCCAGCTGTCTGACACACTGAGCAACCAGCAGACATTTCTCCATCGTCTCATGGAACTACAAACACGGATCCAAAGCAAGTGCTGTATTACATTTGTGCTTTCGTCATCttattcaataaaaacactgctgtcTCTTCTTGTCACTTTGGTAAACATGAACATACAATGTACTGTTTACCAAGATTAATATATCGTAGGTTTAATGGTAGTGaagttaaattatttttaacagttACGTTTAGCAGCTTTATtgaccaacaataaaaatgttgtcgTTAAATCCATGCAACTGCTTGTGCACTTGTGGACTCTACCAATGTGTATGAGAAAAGTACCATGGTCTGGTCAGGGGGGACGGTGGTGTGGTGTTTCCTGACAGAGCAGTCCTGGATCATCTCCTGCAGCCCTCTGTGGAGGCTCTCCGAGCGCAGCCAGTGACGCCTCTGgctctgcagcttctgctcgGCCTGGAATAAAagcagttaaaaaacaaacacctgtAAGTTTCCAGGTATTCATTCATATACAAAACAAACCCATTGTGAAAAAAAGCCCTCAAAGATATTAACAGGTAATATAATCATCAATCATCCTGTTGCAAAACAAGTATGTATAATAACTAAGGTTCTGTTGTCCGTGTCCACAAGTTATAACTCAGTTCAGAGGAGTCGTGTCCATATTTCTTACGGATATCCTGTGTAAAAGGGCACAAAAATATGTATCCTTCATTCTGTATGCCAGTCTTACAGAAGTACACATGCTGTTTGGCCGGAGTAAGACAACCTGAACCGTGTAAAAGTCACTGTCAAATGGTTTTCAATGTGCTGGCATAAAGTGGGTGGACAGATATATCTGGGTTGATGGCTTGGTAGgtcttatacacacacacacatacaacttAACCATCTCGAGGCTCTGACGAAAGAGGTTCCATCTGAGTGACTGTAAGTCTTACTGGTTACCAGTAGATGTCAGTAAGTCATAAACACCTACTGTGTCTTTAAATAGGAATAACTAATCATACTATGGCAAATCCAGCACATGGCTGTTTGCTCTAATTTAAGAAAGGGGGAAGTTTGGACGCCACCTGACGACATCTTTTCCTGGCTGAAAGCTGCAGTCATGAGAATACGACTGTAGAAGCCGATACAGGAGATGTATCTGATAGGGAGCAGGGGGAGGTAGAGTCTCTCTGTAACAAGTCTGTACCGATCATTTGGTAAGTAAGAAATCTTAAATCCCTTACAGGAGTCATTTATACCACGACCTGAAGATTAATAAAGGCATAGATCCGTAACCCTAAATCGTGATCGTGGCTATGGGACACACCCTGGCCCTTGATCAATCTCAGCAGGGCCTTCCTCGGGTGAGGGTGTATAGTGATGGTGGTGGAAACATCAaatgatcctgaggtccactactaTGAAGCATCCTTAAATTTTGAGGAAGAGATCCTTCTGGCCGAAAGCTGCAGTCACAAGAATGTGACTCATAcggagttgtgtgtgtgatgtaggTTAATAAACGCGGAACTTTTTTTTGTCCCTGTGTGAACACGGTGCTGCTGGTACCTTGTCCAGCTCTGATCTCAGCGACACGGTGAGCCCAGTCTGGTCCACATGTTGAGCCAGGGTGGCGAGGAGCTTACAGAACAGGGGGTTCCGGGTCAGGTCCTCCTCGGCCATGTcacacagagggaaggaggcgagaactggaggggggggggggcagtaaaTACAGTCAAATCCTCATAATGACCAGAAGTGGACTAACAACACAACCTTTAATAGGTGTTACAGCTTATTCAGTCTTTCCCCCATTTATAACACGATAATTTGTGATTATAAGATATAGATAATCAATATGGAAACATTTTTCATCTCTTAATGTCCCCCTAATTCTCAAATAAATCAGGTTTTAATCACTGATAAGCCTCCTTTTCCAGAGTTACAGTCTCAGAAGCAGTAAACACATTCCATTCGTTGTCTTACCTTGTTGGTGTAAACCGTCACCTTTCCCCAGCGATGACAGGGGAGTAGACTCGGACATTTTCACCTGAATTTGTCCCTTTTAACCaagtttcttgtgttttttaggGATTTCTGGTCAGTTTTCCTGTCAGCGCGAGCCCGGAGCGAAAACAAAATGTGTACTTCCTGAATCAAGTTGCGCGCCTCTGCAAGAAGCGCCTCCATTGGCTAACTGCCTCCACGTGACCACTAGAATCAGTGTTACGCCAaattctgccccccccccccccccccccccccccccccccccccccgcgggAGCGCGCACAGCCACAACGGAAAGATGCTACTAGACGTAATCATCTCTATGGCAACAGTTTAAAAACTATATAATCTGGTTTGCTGGTGTCTAtgaatgatgataaatgatccTATTGTTCATGCCCAGCTATTTCAGCATTATTGACCTGACATTTATACAGTAGAGTCGAACGACAAGAAAAAACTATTCGGTTTATAGATCTCTAGAAATCAAGTTGCAGTTTTAATGCATTATTTCGCAGTTGTGATTTATTGCTGAGATTTGCATCCCCTTCTTTTCTCAGCCTAGATAAGTGTTGGATGTATCAAATTACCAATATTGAGTCAAAACAGCCCAAAATATTAGTTGGTAACTTAAGAGAAGGATGCATTATTCTGCAAAACAGATTTTCAACCGGCTGAGATTTCTAtccctttcttttctcagaCCAGATGAGTGTTAGATGTACGAAGTTCTTAATGTAACATCAACACGGCCCAAAATATCACATGTCTGAAAAGAGACCTGGGAGGGGAATGCATTATTTGTCAAAGCAGATATTGGACCTGTAGAGATTTGCATCCGAGATTTGGGCTGTTTTGACTCAACATTGAGAATCTAATACATGTAAGTGTCTTCCTGGCTGAAAAAACAGGGGGATGCAAATCTCTGCAGGTCCAAAATCTGCTTTGCCAAATATTGTTACCCCTTCCTTGGTCTCTTTTCAGACACTTAGTGGTCATACATTGTTACCAACTGATATTTTGGGCTGTGTCGACTTTACATT
The genomic region above belongs to Hippoglossus hippoglossus isolate fHipHip1 chromosome 18, fHipHip1.pri, whole genome shotgun sequence and contains:
- the haus4 gene encoding HAUS augmin-like complex subunit 4 encodes the protein MSESTPLSSLGKGDGLHQQVLASFPLCDMAEEDLTRNPLFCKLLATLAQHVDQTGLTVSLRSELDKAEQKLQSQRRHWLRSESLHRGLQEMIQDCSVRKHHTTVPPDQTMFHETMEKCLLVAQCVRQLDPSTTTNQDQPSILGLNTQQVMELMPPEKNVQRMKQSLPRELEKHLKKKCLNLLSYYQPEWESESEGLKNSKLSHLSVQLDKEQKRAKSLKETCRENTVLLQRQTQLYLSELTKCIQLLQSLILDHRLKTQTDLDRKKLEYFEGKCELVLQKIKAEMVEIQLDTYTADAISAHRKIREKLESELKACRVEKQSVEMKLASFEILGKEFEALAEEYCRLLQEIEAKNWALKEFAQYNEK